The Amphiura filiformis chromosome 15, Afil_fr2py, whole genome shotgun sequence region tttgctcaaactccataatggcgcctagATTAATGtatagctttcatcagaagcacactatatgcttgtagacggggttttacggtatacgatTATGTCTGTAAGCTACGTATAATTACAATGTGCCTGACTCTCAATCATTAGAAAGGGTAAGACAGCACTCTTTTATTTCAAGTATTATAAATGTTCTGTGAACTTGTACATATAGTTATGACACTGCGCTCAAAAGATGCATAGGTCTTAATTAGGGTGCACGTACACGGGCAGGGGTGCTCATGTGTATGTTTAAAATGCAGTACACTTTCCGAGAGGATCCGGGACCTGGAAAACGCACGTTATCACCAAGTTTGTTGCATCAAGTTTATTGCATGTACTCAactgttaaaaataaataattgagaGTTGAATGCATGGTGCACGGTGATTTTCAATTCTGCGTATGTGCATTTTTGTGTATTTAGTTAGCTCTGATCTaccaaataggcctaattatacaaaTGAAAAGCTTAACTATAATCATGTAAATTACTTCGCTCATCTCAGCTAAAATCATAAATGTTATAGTTTTTTCGCGCGTTTGACATGTACtgtaaatttcacatcatttgttGAATGGCTCTCgttaaattgccaaatgtttaacaataattttaaagttaATGAAGATGAACATTTTTTACTTATTCTCAGATTGGACTTGTAGATTAATAAAATATAGTTTGATAATCAGTGATTTGTCTCGTTTGTAGTTGAAAATGCCCagattttaatccaactggtctccaattgttcctttggcaaaatgaatcaaaatgagaaaagttgcattgttttggatgttttgttacacaaGTAACGtcacaaaaaaatgaatttgctatgttaccaaggtaacagaCCATCTGAGAACTATATTCTTTATTTAATGTTCTTGCAAGAGGAGTAATCTGAAACCATTTGTATCAAAATCAGAGAAATTGTTCAATGTTTGTCCCCTGtagaatccaaattttgacatctgACCgtttcccctataactcaagaactgtacatcgaaataggttaaactatactttttttgtTTCATCTTGACGAGATAACTACATTGGCAGGCCtatggtttttaacaagatttaACAAACTACCTgggacataccgttcttgagttataagcaaaacgaTCAAATCTTGGGGGATGGTCagttttttttggccacacagggatcaaaactttaaaatgctccgatttcaacgaaaatggtctcaaattattcgtcctgtataaaacaagtaaaataaggaattgttgtaaccatgtaggatgcTTCGATACCTGGGAAACATCACGCTATATAGGTAATGGTCAATATGTGCATGTATAGGTTGTACAGGGGATTGACCTTTATTGCCCAATCGTGTCAATAAcaaagcattttagacagtgcaaacgattcctttttgactttttgagaccATTTACGTTGAAATCGGACTATTTTTAACTTAaacttttgacccctgtgacaaaaaaaacaaaaaaaactaacCACCCCACAtttctgcttataactcaagaatggtattttgcaggtaggtcaaactatactttttatcCTTGAAATGAGAGGAATATTATTTGTTGTGCTTTTTAACCAGATTCAAATTTGaccattgtgttgacctttgaccttgaatatggtcggagtgccgggaattatttttgtaaacatctTTTATGTTTTTTATCTTTTATCTTCTATATATTTTCTATAGTTTACAAGTTGATCACGTTGGAGCCTTTTCAAACAATTGATTACTACGATAATACGATATACGGATATTTTGTTATCTCCTTGGTTGTTTTATTTCAACTCATGACACaacataaatactaaaacaaAAGTGACAGTAAAACACATGACCAGTCCATGTGAATTATTAGTATCCAAAATAGGGTTTGTCCTATACATTAAAAATATTAACacttatttacaaaatatacaatttatttACAAGTTTAAAACGGAGTGAGCAGAATGGTTATTTCTTAGATCGTGTATAAGAACTGTCCAGTAATTAATGTTCGATTATTAAATTATGTTGTCGCTtgcaactacagggtgtccctgaaagaactgtatcgtcggaaacttaattgtttggctatttTAAcgccaaaattaaacaaaactaaataactggtgtggttgagaaacaaatcagctatcacatactttttgaatgagGCGTCtatttgtcattgatagatatttgactccgtgaaacggattgaaaatgagtcAGGTTCGTAAagttcttttatttaaaaaacggagcggtcaattgtcaaaatagtacGTGATATCTGATATATACCTCAAtcacatcggttatttagttatgtttggtttatgctttaatatatatatttattttaaaaatccgttcccgacgatacagttctttcagggacaccctgtagacttTACCATTATACGCAGCGTATGCCCGGTtcataggggagaccggggatggacgttacaaaatttacattttgccccatataattccaatgaaagaacttACACACTCCATCTTGGGTCTGTGGTTAGCCCATTATGTTTACTAAAATTTGGGgcatacaaaacatgaaaacatcaaacaactaattaactactaattaactaatgaaggtaattttttgtaacaacttaccccgcataccgggtaagttgttacaccatgtggggtaagttgttacaatattacaaaattttatggtccttttataggcctttagaagcatttagatcatttttattctataataagTTCATTTATATTAAACTATGATGCTCTTATATTATGGTCAGCCGCTTCAACTCGCAGAGAATCACCATATTCCAACACACGTTGGGCAGCAGCCTTCCATAACATTAAGAGGTGTTTCCCCCTCTCTGTCTTCCTTTTCCAGATTCTTGGCATCATTAAGAGCAGAACAATTACAGCTCTAGGTAAAGCAAAATACACAGTAAACATATGAaatatttaaacctgaaaattgaaacaaaatttagttcaacacatgtaaaatgtaattgggtaggttgttacatggggtaggttGTTACAGTGTAACAACTATCCCCATAGGGAGTTTTACACACATAAGCCATTATAACACAACCCTGAGGCAGAATTACAGGTCATGACTCGGTGATATATTAGTGACCTACACATACTATATTTACCATAACAAGCTAGCATTATGCACCTCCAGTTGTTAGAGCTATTACAATATTACAGTTTTGTCAAAAAGTTACTAGGAAaggacaaaaaaagtttttttgacttAACTTTTTAGTAGAACAATGGAGAAAGCTCGCGATTGGCAGTATACCCCATCGATGTGTAAGCAACATATGGATGTCAGTTAGCCTGCCCTCTCTTATTCCAGCTTGGCACACTGAGAGGTGTAACAACTTCCCCGTGTAACttccatccccggtctcccctactccATACGCAAGAAAACAAGATGCATGCAAATTACCCAGCTTGTGTATGCCTAAAATAGAACTCCGTAAACGATCAGAACTTGTATAACTGTCACACGAATTGTGTATCTCCTACacatattttgtgtacattttacacgattgttccagttgaaatccatcatcccctatatggaagacatgaccgccGATGGAAGATATGAATTTAATCTTCCAAAGAGTGAGTGTGACTCAAATTATGGTTACCTAAATGTGTGAttccttccataggggtgtatggatttcactgaAATAGCAAAACTGAATTGCCCAATGTACAGTATAGATCGAAACACGGTACGACCCACTGTAGTGATTCCTAATTATATCGCGGGGTATAACTGAATCGTATATTAAACTTTAATAACGAGAAACAATTCAACTTATTGCTCAGATATGATTATGATATCGACATTCGCCATTTCTATTCTGTGCAGatgaaatttgataatatttcaacaaaactaTCAAATAATTATAGAAAACAAATATAGGCCCTAATATCTCAATATCAATGTCCCAAATACAGACACTTTTACTACCCTAGCCATAactttatttttggtgttttttaagcATCTATTTGAACCAACGCATTTTATACAGCGTATAACCTACTGTACTTCGACCAAGTCAATAAATCTGTATTGTCAGTTTGCATTCAACATATGTACAAAGTAAGCATCAAAATTGACATTGGTAGCAGCAGCGTGTATAATTTCATAAAAATGGCACCCTTGccaaaccatttaaaaaaaacctttttcaggTCAAACTTGACAAACTCCAGATAGGTGTTGGTTTGTTTTTATAATATTGCGGACACTTTCTCAAGTCCTCGGTATACTGATAACATTAACACGACATCAATTGTTGCGACTCTGCAAAGATTAGCATATCGCCATCATTTTACAAGCCCTTTTCAGTTCGCATGGAAGTATGAAAAATCATGTCCAACTTACATAGTAAGCAGCATATCATTATCAAACTGACAGTTTTGCATTTCACATCATCAAAGAATTTTCCAGTTCGTTACAATGATGGCACTAACGTTGTATACCAAAACTGTCCAGTTCAAGTTCATATAATCTCGCATGTGTAAATGGTCTTCTCCGTTTTACATTTATCACACTTCACATTACAACACCAGTGGAATTGACAATTACACCTAGACTCCACCTCAATCTTTGTCTTCATTACTCTCAGTCCGCATTTAGTGCATAGTCTCTTGCAACTGTGATGCTCCCACGCGGCTAGTTCATCAAGTGAAGTTTTATCTTTAGGACTCCGCAGACACTCACGGCCTTCCGTACCGCGGGTACCGATGGTAGAATTTTCGTTACAGTAATCAGGAGACTTCTCCAAGTAGACCAAATGTCTCTTTTTCAAAACCGTTGAATCCTCGTTGGTTCCTGCCGTTCTCGAAGCAACCTTTCCATTGATGAGTTTTCCACGAACATAATCTACTCGGATAGCATCCAGGTATTTCTTCTTGAGTATAGATCCGATGACACGGAAGTCAGCGAGTTGGTCCCAGCAGGTTTGGATCGAGCAGCTTCCTGACACACCATGACACTTGCATTGCCGTTGCATGTTCTTACGAACAACCTATAAAGAAGTAAATAGTATACAATTAAGAAATAGATTTAACATTGAAATTTGTACCTGTTAGCAGTGGTATTTTCCCCATCAGGATCTCATTAAAGGGTTCGGTCACACTCGATAGACAAATTGATTTGGAATCGTAACATTATActctttcgtctactgaagatagcaaaacattTCTACATTATAGTTTTTATGTTGCGCTTGGTTCAGCGACGTGAcggacaaaatatataatattcgtaCATTTTGTATTCTTTTGCCCAAAAGAGTCAAGTTCTATTATTGCAACATATACTTGTAAGCATGATAATACATCATGCAAAAAGAGCTATTGGAAACTACTAACACAGACGCctcaaaaatataaagaaaatcttTTTTGCgtttatatttcaaatgaaaacaaagtTCTATTAATGATGGGCCATCGCACGTGACTCAAACTGGATATTTTCAGTCGATtaagattagatcaaatattaaaTCATCTTACCTTTCTTCCTACTTCGTTGTTATGGAGATTGGTGACAGCTCTCGCATCTTCACCCGTCTCTAAACCGTCGATGAAATTCTTGGAAATCCTCTCAGCGAACTGGACATCATCACTACAACCACCCCACTGCCAGTCATCACCGCCTAAAACAAAGTGAAAggaaaaacatataatattagtTATAATCTCTGATTTTTTTTGCTGGAATATTTCAATTTTGGACACACACCTTGATCATGATTGGGTGAAAAAACATGGAAatctgggttattccttcatgtaattttacacgaaattagggttagggttaagtttagggttgggattacggttaggattagggttaggtctaggattagggttatgattatgattaggattagggttaggattagggttaggattagcttacacgaaataattacatgaaggatcgaccgaaatctggaataacccaattgcgAGTAGGCCCTACGTACGAGGACGTTAGGGCTCACTACGGTATATAATATGCGTTTTCTTATTGATAGAGAGTCTCGTGTTACCAGTTGGGTGGTGGGCCTTTTATGGTACAAGTGAGTTAGAATTCGAGGTAGGATATAAAAGATATCAACATACGTTTcttttttctcatcttctctggtttcttACCCTGTTGTCCGACTTTGCTGTTGTCGCACCCACATTTGCTGAAGTCGCCCAGACTACAATTCTTGGTCAACGTGAACACAATAGCGGCGGTGCTGATGGCATGAACAAAAGACATCTCACGAGTCGCTGTAAAGAAgcacaaaataacaaaatctcACAATTATTAACTGAAATAAGAACATTGGAATCAAAGCAAACAGTTTTGAAATACTCATGTGTACGACTACGAATATTAACACTCTTTCGTGAATAAAGTTAGCCTCGGTTCGAAACttctgggctctgggatggtttttttttttaatttcagaaaattgctgattccaaCCACTGCACCAGTTTTTATGTCTTACTCACAACACTGTAAAGTTCTCAATATGGCAAGAAAAAATTAGAAGGAGCCTACAATACACTGAGTTGTGAGTAAGAAATAAAACAGTGTTGAAGACATAAAAACTGGTGCAGTggttgaaattagcaattttctctggttattttctcagaaccatgacaacgacgagaggtagtaatctgatattatcatttacagatcagaggtgggtggGCAGGATATGAAGACACCTGAATAAAAAAAAACgggaaaaaatagaaagaaaaaacCACCATCTCAGAGCCCAGAAGCCTCGAATCGAGGCTAGAATAAAGTTAGCTTACGTATTTTTTTTGCCGAAAGTATTTGAAGCGAAATAGTAGACTTGATCAGTTCCCTCGGATTGCGATGTCCAACTGGACAGCGAGGAGAGTAGTGCCGATACCGAGGCGCGCAGCGCCGAGGTGAGAAGAGGCCATAGCGCCGACATCGAGGCCGAAGGCCGCCAGATTGTGGATtatcagtgttggaggactcgggactcggactcggactcgagtccggactcgagtccttttttcaaggactcggactcggacttggactcggaagctaaggacttggactcggactcggactcggaccccaaggactcggggactcggcttcgagtcctcctcgagtccggtaaaatagggtctttttaggtcttttattttcgttcattgtaaacttgatcaatgatcacatcacatgattaattcaagtagttttacatgcaaataaattcagtttgtaaatcaaagtaggcctacaatcaaaaaagcaagattgctttcagttatatctttaattggttaaatggattttaatcatattcgtttgttttgacatgactgctttgttagacgcaagtctagaatgtacatgaataataataatactctgtggcactcaagttaaattttggtaggggtgtgcggcgccgaactttgggaactataagaactgatttgggggcaaaataggggcttgatgaacggaaatttgaacatttttgtggaggtctgtgaactaaagttgggccaaattataggctttggagctaacaaattcaaaatatttccaaatatgaGCTCAAGacctacaattttcagagtgttaggctcaatgaactggagcatgatgcaaatgtgttaaGGGACTGCCGGAAGCCTGAAAAGGGACCCCTGACTGCATCTTTTGCCTCtctaaaacacaagcctaataagttactgtgagtctgtgattatactctgtttccaaggtatgctacctaaggGTAAAAAATTTTGACCGATCGAAAGGGAGgcgaaagggagggtggaagcatTTTTTGACActgggggaacaagcaatttttggcacatatggccggggcacctttcaaattaaatgctctaaaaaggcttagaaaacagtacggaaaggCTTACATAATACAGATTTCCCTGCTCGCGCGCTGTGCTCGAAACATAATTATCTAAAccttttaaggtttgtaaattgggatccccccaaaatggcatgtgcaaagatttttggcaggtcggggGGGGAGTTaacgattttggcaggccgagaagggataAGCATTTTTGGTAATTTCACTCCTCCCCGGGCtcagcataattattgcacagccccaaaacaatactaggcatgctaggtgggactagcaaattatgtatttacaagaaaataatatagaactaaaattctggttaagtataggctaTACGTTGATAAAttattggtgaaaaccccgggctttaatttgatacataaggactcggactcggactcggactcgaacattgaagactcggactcggactcggactcggacatcagaaattggcagggactcggactcggacttggactcggacaccaaggactcggactcggactcggactcggatgacgaggactcgactacaacactgtggATTATATGGTAGTAGCACACCTGGTAAATATTTGCTCGTGTGTTATGGGTAGCGgcagaggctctatactagagctaCCGGTAATGAAGGTAAATTTTTACAGGATATATATGGCTAAGTTCTTTTAATGTTTTGAGAATTACAGAAAAAAATCTTAATTGCAGGTTAAATCAACTTACGATGCAATTCGGTGAATAACGACAGCGAGTTGTCGGGACAATTCCATCGATCCCACTTGAATTGATGTTTACACTCCGACATGGCGTGGCCTGCTCCAGCTGCTAGGCTGTCAGAGTAAGACAAATAGGTCTGTGGAAGAGATGACAAAAAATTTGAGATCGATGTCAAATGGTGGAGTTAGAAGAGTTTGTTTAAGATTACTCTTTATAAATCAAATCACCATCATAGCATAAGCTTTTATTTTCAACTTTGCCGCAACTGAGATAAAGTTATACGTTTAGCCATATCATGTGgccgggtgtgtgtgtgtgtgtgtggggggggggttcagtggcggatctagatCAGTCagaagctgagacgaatatacctaacaACTTTTAAAAAGCACGCACATAATTCATAATCATAAGAGATCCATTCATCGAACCATATCGATCCTTTCAATAAACATACCCAACACGATGCTAATTAGATAATGATACCTAAAGAAAGTTACCGCCATGAAAAGGGGTCATAAATGACATTGACAAAACCCTCCATAAAATGATGCTTTAAGTCCCTTTCCAAGTTAACCCGCTTTTATTAAGTTTTATCGCTTTTGTCAAGATTTGGAATTTTGTCTAATTTAAGAATCAGTGAAGATGTAAGGCCGGTTAAAATTAATGtgttggttctcgtcccctcctttcccaatttctgggatttgcaaagattttttgtttttagattttaatattttttagactttggaatgatttatgaaaatctcatgcatatgaataagtttattagagaatagggatcacttccaagtctatTTGTGGTAATCTATATAGgtggtttatccctcagaatctcacactTAAAAAGGGCCCATCCTTTCCttaagcactgttggaaaagactgaAAACTACTGATAATGCTCATttgacattgaaaaaaaaactcattccctcatcaattcatgaaaatcctctggacgagaaccaacattaattttatacggcctagtAATCTTCTCGGTATAAGAACTGCGTGCTAGCCAAAGGGTGTAACATCAAAAGTtttcgagatattttctcaaaatatcaagaattaTCTTAAGAACCTCTaacccaatactaggcttgtttgtactcattctaatgcatttttcatgctgattccaaacatGGCAACGAAATGgacaattttcaacattttataactttttgTCTATAGTCAAAACctttctcagcaaacacaaaacgtttttaaacaggtttattttgggttttggttttggtaaaaaaacgttttaataaatttaataaatgtcgggttaaataaagctaatgaaaacgttttgtatgaaaacacactacagaaacattttttgaatgttttcgaaatgttttgtcaacatttaaataacgatatgttagaatgtttgcagcaaattatcaaaactgtatttgaatgttatgaaaacgtttatttataccctttattatatactttatataacccgacatttaaacgttttcaggcaacctttctaaccttttgcgaatgatgtcgaaaacgttttgtatttgctgtgtAGAGGGCTAACGATTGcaacaaatatattaaaatacaacattggatggtataaacaataataatgctTCTTACCTTTGAACCAGCTAGAAGCAGGTTACTTGCTTGCGACCTgtcaaaaacaaacattttaatcTTAAGACTTAATTTGTGTTTTTAAAGGCAATATGTCAAGCTTCTGAAATATTTGGTAAATTTAGTATGGATATAAAGCTGAAATCGTGCAGATTtcatataattttatttaaaaatacaaacaatTATCGCTAGTTTTTGAGTAATCCACCGCGTATTTACTAACCGACACGATTAAAGCCCACCTCGTgtgaaaaaaatgcattaaagttactattattataattatgttttgcATCATTTTAACTCGACATAAACTCGTAAACTATCTATCAAAATTGTTCAATCTTATGTTGTTCAATGAAAGACACTATTTCTGTTATAAAGTCATTTATGCTAtcataatattgtttttatttacaATTAAAGATCTAAATGCGTGCGTGAGATGCATCCCTAACATCGCGATACTAAAAAAATCGTTCATGGtatcataatattatttattattacaatATAAAACGAATGTGTGCTTTTAAGATGCCCTAACTTCATGGTACCGAAAAACAAACACTTAATTTACTACTCAAAGAACTTGCCCTATGAAATGCATGATCTATATTGCAAAATACTTACCAGCCATTAATGAAGCAATGTACCTGCATCGCAGAtagcaaacaaaaatataaaactgCAGCAACTTGACGAAACATGATGAAGAGTATTCCGCAGAATGCTGATAAAGTATGCTATATTCCAGTATCAAAGTATGATTCCAGCAGATGTTAAAGTATCCTATATTTTGTTTTAGTTGAATAGCGTAATGAGATGTTGTTCTGACGGTAGCTACAGTAAATGTGAAGTTGTAAGGAGGTTGAAGTTGAATTCCATAGGAGGATCTTCCTTTGTATATCCCGAAAAGACAATCGACATGAGTGCACATCAAACGTCGGCCGCCACTTCCTCTCTATTTCCATGAGACAGGCAAAGAAAATAACGAGTGGATCACGGCTGCGCATTTACTGCTAAAATCGACGAGGCGTATCCTTCAAACTTGTCGTGGGAAATAAATCAGGGGGAATTATGAAAGATTCACAGGGAGGGGGGTGATATTTGTTGAATTACGTTACATTTATGCCTACAAGAATAATGTGATACTGGCATAATAACAAATCCCGAATGCACTGTGGGATAGTTTGGACAATTTGAGGAAGATAATACTTTGTGCAGCTTCCAGCACATTAAAAGGTAGAGAGGGAGGTCGGGAGGGGCTTTGTCGAGCAAAGCGCTTTTTAAGATATAGTCCTAGTTTAAAATAAGACAGAAAAATCAGGAAAGTGATAAAAATTTGGGATGCCTTTTCACTTATAAAagtattttttgaatgttattaaaacgtttttatacccctttaccgacatttaaacgttaacGTGCTGTATTTGTTGCTGGGACATCACGTCACATCATTCCCCAATATACAAAACTGAGACGATATTCGTCTCAGATGCAAATAAGGGTTACATTATTAGGTTATCTTATTttcatatttcaataatattgaatgaAGCAAATGCCAAATTTTGGTACAGTTGAACTCTGACCTATGATTTGTTTTGTGAGTGCTATCAAAATATTGTTGCGTGTGCTTATGTAATCTCATAAAATTCATTAtttaattgtaaaatattattaatgttaaCAATGAGCATATAACTGAATAATTGATAAGtaccaaataataaataaaaaaaataaaaaagaggaaaaatctgttccaactgaccagcagggaaccagaGGATGGaccaaaaaggtgtcaaaatactcTTGAAGACTTGATCGATAAACATAAAAGTGGTTTAGGTTGAAATTCGGCCAAATAATAAAGTTTTTTTTACAATGTCAAAAaaggt contains the following coding sequences:
- the LOC140172146 gene encoding protein Wnt-8b-like produces the protein MFRQVAAVLYFCLLSAMQVHCFINGWSQASNLLLAGSKTYLSYSDSLAAGAGHAMSECKHQFKWDRWNCPDNSLSLFTELHPTREMSFVHAISTAAIVFTLTKNCSLGDFSKCGCDNSKVGQQGGDDWQWGGCSDDVQFAERISKNFIDGLETGEDARAVTNLHNNEVGRKVVRKNMQRQCKCHGVSGSCSIQTCWDQLADFRVIGSILKKKYLDAIRVDYVRGKLINGKVASRTAGTNEDSTVLKKRHLVYLEKSPDYCNENSTIGTRGTEGRECLRSPKDKTSLDELAAWEHHSCKRLCTKCGLRVMKTKIEVESRCNCQFHWCCNVKCDKCKTEKTIYTCEII